The following are encoded together in the Drosophila biarmipes strain raj3 chromosome 3L, RU_DBia_V1.1, whole genome shotgun sequence genome:
- the LOC127010909 gene encoding uncharacterized protein LOC127010909 translates to MTNKNLYFVLTFISLIHFTTYAKLINNTLCVDCRPESKELCTIESETGYSCKHWTKKSESRTRKSESKILDLLFGEDDKRTTTTTKRPTTPKPEVTSDLDVCLPPDLNFTENDFKVCCVWSPKLGCQVLVSASYTSRYCLQCRQGVGDGLEPCPCKEIEESSSARRCCRSLDAVIATYIATLMIFR, encoded by the exons ATGACAAACAAAAACTTGTATTTTGTATTGACATTTATCTCTTTAATACATTTTACCACATATGCCAAATTGATCAATAACACTTTATGTGTAGACTGCAGGCCGGAAAGCAAGGAACTCTGTACAATCGAGAGCGAAACGGGATATAGTTGCAAGCATTGGACTAAGAAAAGTGAAAGTAGGACTAGGAAAAGTGAGAGTAAAATATTAGATCTTCTTTTTGGAGAGGATGATAAAagaacgacaacgacaacaaaAAGGCCTACAACGCCAAAGCCCGAGGTAACCAGTGATTTGGACGTCTGCCTTCCACCAGACCTGAATTTCACAG aaaatgattttaaagtaTGCTGCGTTTGGTCACCCAAACTTGGATGTCAGGTGCTGGTAAGTGCGAGCTACACAAGCAGATATTGCCTTCAGTGCAGACAAGGTGTTGGGGATGGCTTAGAGCCCTGTCCTTGCAAGGAAATAGAAGAATCAAGTTCAGCGAGACGATGCTGCAGATCTTTGGATGCCGTGATTGCGACATATATAGCAACTCTGATGATCTTCAGATGA